In Marinobacter sp. es.048, the following proteins share a genomic window:
- the thrC gene encoding threonine synthase, with product MRYISTRGEAPALGFEDVLLTGLATDGGLYVPESLPHFSLEEIRSWRGLSYSELAFKVMHPFVDDAVPADDFRKMLDETYSVFTHQAVAPLVQLDTNEWVMELFRGPTLAFKDFALQLLGRLLDYVLEKRKQHVVIMGATSGDTGSAAIEGCRRCEHVDIFILHPHQRVSEVQRRQMTTVQGDNIHNIAVRGNFDDCQRMVKESFGNQSFLGGKTQLAAVNSINWARIMAQIVYYFHASLALGGPDRSMAFSVPTGNFGDIFAGYLAKKMGLPISQLVIATNRNDILHRFMSGNKYEQHQLEHTLSPSMDIMVSSNFERLLFDLHGRDGLAVKTLLENAAKGPVSIEDYRWKHARKLFDSDAVDDKATCDTIREIYEQNEYLLDPHTAIGVRAARNCRRDQAVPMITLGTAHPAKFPDAVAESGLSVKPPLPAHMADLFEREERYTVLDNNIAGVQEFIAKHWKNA from the coding sequence GTGAGATACATCAGTACGCGGGGTGAAGCGCCCGCACTGGGCTTTGAGGATGTTTTGCTGACCGGTCTGGCGACGGACGGCGGACTCTACGTCCCCGAATCCCTGCCACATTTCAGTCTGGAAGAAATCCGGAGCTGGCGCGGGCTTTCCTACAGTGAGCTGGCATTCAAGGTCATGCACCCGTTTGTCGATGACGCTGTGCCCGCAGACGATTTCCGCAAGATGCTGGACGAGACCTATTCGGTCTTCACCCACCAGGCCGTGGCTCCGCTGGTTCAGCTGGATACCAACGAATGGGTGATGGAACTGTTCCGCGGCCCGACCCTGGCCTTCAAGGACTTCGCCCTGCAGCTGTTGGGGCGGCTTCTGGACTATGTTCTGGAGAAGCGCAAGCAGCACGTGGTTATAATGGGGGCGACCTCCGGTGATACCGGCTCGGCTGCCATCGAAGGCTGTCGCCGGTGTGAGCATGTGGATATTTTCATTCTGCATCCACACCAGCGCGTATCCGAAGTCCAGCGCCGCCAGATGACCACCGTCCAGGGTGACAACATCCACAACATTGCGGTGCGTGGCAACTTCGACGATTGTCAGCGCATGGTGAAGGAGAGCTTTGGCAACCAGTCGTTCCTGGGTGGCAAAACCCAGCTGGCAGCCGTGAACTCCATCAACTGGGCCCGGATCATGGCCCAGATTGTTTACTACTTCCATGCGTCCCTGGCCCTCGGTGGCCCGGATCGCAGCATGGCGTTTTCAGTACCCACAGGGAACTTCGGCGATATCTTTGCCGGCTATCTGGCCAAGAAGATGGGGCTGCCGATCTCACAGCTGGTCATTGCCACCAACCGCAACGATATCCTGCATCGTTTCATGAGTGGCAACAAATACGAACAGCACCAGCTGGAGCACACCCTGTCTCCGAGTATGGATATCATGGTGTCGAGCAATTTCGAGCGTCTGTTGTTTGATCTGCACGGTCGTGACGGGCTGGCAGTGAAGACCCTGCTGGAAAATGCCGCCAAAGGGCCGGTCAGCATTGAGGATTACCGCTGGAAGCATGCACGCAAGTTGTTCGACAGCGACGCGGTGGATGACAAAGCCACCTGCGATACCATCCGTGAGATTTACGAACAGAACGAGTATCTTCTGGATCCTCACACCGCCATCGGGGTTCGCGCTGCGCGCAACTGTCGCCGTGATCAGGCGGTACCGATGATCACCCTGGGTACCGCACATCCGGCCAAGTTCCCGGATGCCGTGGCCGAGTCCGGCCTGAGTGTGAAGCCTCCGCTACCGGCCCATATGGCCGACCTGTTCGAGCGGGAAGAGCGCTACACGGTACTGGATAACAATATCGCCGGTGTGCAGGAATTTATTGCCAAGCACTGGAAAAACGCCTGA
- a CDS encoding homoserine dehydrogenase gives MKDVSVGICGLGTVGGGTFNVLTRNARLIAGRAGCNIRITRIASRRAREDMDLGDVPFSTDIYDVVNDPGIDIVVELIGGYDAARELVLAAIRNGKHVVTANKALIAVHGNEIFEAAEKAGVVVAYEAGVAGGIPVIKAVREGMAANRIDWIAGIINGTGNYILTEMRAGRAFSEVLKEAQDLGYAEADPTFDVEGIDAAHKLTILASAGFGVPLQFEKGFTEGISKITPYDIAHAELLGYRIKHLGIARRRDDGIELRVHPTLVPQSHLIAQVDGVLNAVLVDGDAVGQTMYYGPGAGDEATASAVIADIVDVARAVATESSLRVPYLGFSPDAMEDLDVLSMEDIQSAYYLRITALDRPGVLAKIASILSEHGINIESIMQKESELKDGRIPVIILTHTVQERQINRAIEELEALSDTDGQVVRIRAENFN, from the coding sequence TTGAAAGACGTCAGTGTCGGAATCTGCGGATTGGGAACCGTCGGCGGCGGTACCTTTAATGTCTTGACCCGCAACGCCAGGCTGATTGCCGGCCGGGCCGGGTGCAATATCCGGATTACCAGGATTGCCAGTCGACGGGCCCGCGAGGATATGGACCTCGGGGATGTGCCCTTCAGCACCGACATTTATGACGTGGTGAACGATCCCGGCATTGATATCGTGGTTGAGCTCATCGGCGGCTATGACGCCGCGCGGGAGCTTGTGCTCGCGGCTATCCGCAACGGCAAACATGTGGTTACTGCCAACAAGGCCCTGATCGCTGTCCACGGCAATGAAATTTTCGAAGCGGCCGAGAAAGCCGGCGTTGTGGTGGCCTACGAGGCGGGTGTTGCCGGTGGTATCCCGGTTATCAAGGCCGTCCGCGAAGGCATGGCGGCAAACCGCATTGACTGGATTGCAGGCATTATCAACGGCACCGGAAACTACATTCTGACCGAAATGCGTGCTGGTCGGGCATTTTCCGAAGTTCTCAAGGAAGCCCAGGACCTGGGTTACGCCGAAGCAGATCCGACCTTTGATGTGGAGGGCATTGACGCCGCCCACAAACTGACTATTCTGGCGTCCGCCGGATTTGGTGTGCCTCTGCAATTCGAGAAGGGTTTCACCGAAGGCATCTCCAAGATTACCCCTTATGATATTGCTCACGCTGAGCTATTGGGCTATCGCATCAAGCACCTCGGCATTGCACGTCGTCGGGATGACGGCATTGAACTCCGCGTTCACCCGACCCTGGTGCCCCAGAGCCATCTGATTGCCCAGGTTGATGGCGTGCTCAATGCGGTCCTGGTGGATGGCGATGCCGTTGGCCAGACCATGTATTACGGCCCTGGCGCGGGGGATGAGGCAACAGCATCAGCTGTTATCGCAGATATCGTTGATGTTGCCCGTGCCGTGGCGACAGAAAGCAGCCTGCGTGTGCCATACCTGGGCTTCTCACCGGATGCCATGGAAGACCTGGACGTGCTGTCCATGGAGGACATCCAGTCTGCTTACTACCTGCGCATTACCGCATTGGATCGTCCGGGTGTGCTGGCAAAGATTGCTTCGATCCTGAGCGAGCATGGCATCAATATTGAGTCGATCATGCAGAAGGAATCCGAGCTGAAGGACGGTCGTATTCCAGTGATCATCCTGACCCACACCGTTCAGGAGCGGCAGATCAACCGTGCGATTGAAGAGCTGGAAGCCCTGTCCGATACCGATGGCCAGGTTGTCCGCATCCGCGCTGAAAACTTCAACTGA
- a CDS encoding DsbC family protein: MNIKHAVVAFAFVFGSFVMANVSAGEVEDRISERLTQAVPGLQVLSVKESEAKGLYEVQSNNGDTIYTTADGQYLMTGDLLKITDQGIANVTEAARADARRQTMADFGDEGVISFPAKNEKAVVDVFTDIDCPYCRKLHDEVPQLNEYGITVNYYAFPRSGPNTASFRKYESVWCADDQQAAMDAAKAGRKVADANCENPVLEQFELGSRVGVTGTPAIVLEDGNMVRGYVPAQRLAEGLGLL; this comes from the coding sequence ATGAATATTAAACATGCGGTTGTGGCGTTTGCCTTCGTTTTTGGCTCATTCGTCATGGCGAATGTCAGTGCCGGGGAAGTCGAAGATCGGATTTCCGAGCGTCTGACCCAGGCCGTCCCGGGCCTTCAGGTGTTATCGGTAAAGGAGTCTGAGGCAAAGGGGCTCTATGAAGTCCAGAGCAATAATGGCGACACGATTTACACGACCGCGGATGGCCAGTATCTGATGACGGGTGATCTTCTGAAGATTACCGACCAGGGCATTGCCAATGTGACTGAAGCTGCCCGCGCGGATGCTCGCCGACAGACTATGGCAGATTTTGGGGATGAAGGGGTGATCAGCTTCCCCGCCAAAAACGAGAAGGCGGTGGTGGATGTGTTTACCGACATTGACTGCCCCTATTGCCGGAAGCTGCACGATGAAGTGCCGCAACTCAACGAATACGGCATTACCGTCAATTACTATGCTTTCCCCCGGTCTGGTCCCAACACCGCATCTTTCAGGAAGTACGAGTCGGTTTGGTGCGCTGACGATCAACAGGCCGCTATGGATGCAGCCAAGGCTGGCCGCAAGGTGGCCGACGCAAACTGTGAAAACCCGGTACTCGAGCAGTTTGAGCTGGGTAGTCGGGTTGGCGTGACCGGAACACCTGCCATTGTCCTGGAGGACGGCAACATGGTTCGTGGCTATGTCCCCGCGCAGCGTCTGGCTGAGGGGCTCGGGCTGCTCTGA
- the xerD gene encoding site-specific tyrosine recombinase XerD, whose translation MKTEDESVIVRFVDAIWLEDGLGEKTRQAYRSDLSRLAEWLESQPGKPALTDVGRTDLLAWMSRGLAEGVKSSTAARRLSGLRRFYRFLLREGLIAEDPTLRIDSPRLPRRLPDSLTEEEVDALLSEPDPGVAIELRDKAMLEILYGCGLRVSELTELRVDQVNLRQGVVRITGKGDKERLVPLGEEAVDWLLQYMKEGRPELLKGRSCDALFPGNRAAAMTRQTFWHRIRHYAVRVGIRKHLSPHTLRHAFATHLLNHGADLRVVQMLLGHSDLSTTQIYTHVARQRLQSLHQAHHPRG comes from the coding sequence ATGAAAACGGAAGATGAATCAGTCATTGTCCGGTTTGTTGATGCCATCTGGCTGGAAGACGGGTTGGGCGAGAAGACACGGCAGGCCTACCGGAGTGATTTGTCGCGATTGGCGGAGTGGCTGGAGAGCCAGCCCGGCAAGCCCGCGCTGACCGATGTTGGCCGAACCGACCTTCTGGCCTGGATGTCGCGGGGGTTAGCAGAAGGGGTCAAGAGCTCCACCGCGGCCAGGCGATTGTCCGGACTTCGACGGTTTTACCGGTTTCTGCTGCGCGAAGGACTCATAGCTGAAGACCCGACCCTGCGGATCGACAGCCCGAGGTTGCCCCGGCGTCTTCCGGATTCTCTGACGGAAGAAGAGGTGGATGCACTGCTTTCCGAGCCGGATCCAGGCGTTGCCATTGAGCTACGGGACAAGGCCATGCTCGAGATACTCTATGGTTGTGGCTTGAGGGTCTCAGAACTGACGGAGCTGCGGGTTGATCAGGTAAATCTTCGGCAGGGCGTGGTTCGGATTACTGGCAAGGGTGACAAGGAACGGCTCGTGCCTCTGGGGGAAGAGGCGGTGGACTGGTTGCTGCAGTACATGAAGGAAGGCCGGCCTGAGCTTCTGAAAGGCCGTTCCTGCGATGCGCTGTTCCCGGGTAATCGGGCGGCAGCGATGACCCGTCAGACATTCTGGCATCGGATCCGGCACTATGCAGTGAGAGTTGGGATCCGCAAGCACCTGTCACCCCACACCCTGAGACATGCGTTTGCCACTCACCTTCTTAACCATGGTGCGGACCTGCGTGTGGTGCAGATGCTGCTAGGTCACTCCGACCTGTCAACGACCCAGATATATACCCATGTGGCTCGTCAGCGTCTGCAGTCGCTGCACCAGGCTCACCATCCCAGAGGCTGA
- the rplS gene encoding 50S ribosomal protein L19, producing MSGKNNIISQLEAEQMTKEIPAFAPGDTVVVQVRVTEGNRERLQAFEGVVIGKRNRGMNSSFTVRKISYGVGVERTFQSFSKLIDSISVKRRGDVRQAKLYYLRDLSGKAARIKEKLG from the coding sequence ATGAGCGGCAAGAACAACATCATCAGTCAACTTGAAGCAGAACAGATGACCAAGGAAATCCCTGCGTTTGCGCCGGGCGATACCGTGGTCGTTCAGGTTCGCGTAACCGAGGGTAACCGTGAGCGTCTTCAGGCGTTCGAGGGTGTTGTCATCGGCAAGCGTAACCGTGGCATGAACTCCTCTTTCACCGTGCGTAAGATTTCCTACGGTGTTGGCGTAGAGCGTACTTTCCAGAGCTTCTCCAAGCTGATCGACAGCATCAGCGTGAAGCGTCGTGGCGATGTTCGCCAGGCCAAGCTCTACTACCTGCGCGACCTGTCTGGCAAGGCAGCTCGTATCAAGGAAAAGCTGGGCTGA
- the trmD gene encoding tRNA (guanosine(37)-N1)-methyltransferase TrmD, which produces MWIGAVSLFPEMFGAVTDYGITGRAVRDGLLTFRSWNPREFTHDRHRTVDDRPYGGGPGMLMKIQPLRDAIHAAREAAPGNPCVVYLSPQGETLNQSVVESLAAEQQLILVAGRYEGVDERLIATEVDREVSLGDFVLSGGELAAMAVIDAVTRLIPGALGHAQSAEQDSFADGLLDCPHYTRPEVYEGQAVPDVLLGGHHDQIRRWRLKQSLRRTRERRPDLLEKRVFTDEERELLEEILNEPGASE; this is translated from the coding sequence GTGTGGATTGGCGCAGTCAGTCTGTTCCCGGAAATGTTCGGCGCGGTAACGGACTATGGGATTACGGGAAGGGCAGTTCGGGATGGTCTTTTGACTTTTCGGAGCTGGAATCCCCGTGAGTTTACGCACGACCGGCATCGCACGGTAGACGACCGGCCCTATGGTGGTGGCCCGGGTATGCTGATGAAAATTCAGCCCCTGCGGGACGCGATCCATGCGGCAAGGGAAGCAGCACCCGGAAACCCCTGTGTGGTTTACCTTTCGCCTCAGGGAGAGACGCTGAACCAGTCTGTTGTCGAGTCACTTGCTGCAGAGCAGCAGCTGATTCTGGTGGCGGGCCGGTACGAGGGTGTTGATGAGCGCCTGATAGCGACGGAAGTCGATCGGGAAGTGTCACTGGGTGATTTTGTGCTTTCCGGTGGCGAATTGGCAGCGATGGCTGTTATCGATGCGGTTACACGCCTCATCCCCGGAGCGCTGGGTCATGCGCAGTCGGCAGAGCAGGATTCTTTCGCCGACGGTTTGCTGGATTGTCCGCACTACACTCGGCCCGAAGTTTACGAAGGTCAGGCGGTGCCGGATGTTTTATTGGGCGGTCACCATGATCAGATCCGGCGTTGGCGGCTGAAGCAGTCGCTGAGGCGAACCCGGGAGCGACGCCCCGACCTGCTGGAAAAGCGGGTGTTTACGGACGAAGAGCGTGAGCTGCTGGAAGAAATTTTGAACGAACCGGGTGCCTCTGAATGA
- the rimM gene encoding ribosome maturation factor RimM (Essential for efficient processing of 16S rRNA), producing the protein MTQNSQETVIGRITSVFGVKGWLKVFSYTDPKEGILNYPDWTLDLDGKRIPAKLEEGRRQGQGIVVRLKGINDRDLALTYCGAEVRVSTAELPALPEGEFYWFQLEGLDVYTVDDECLGKVHHLMETGSNDVLVVQATAGSIDQRERLIPYLPGEVVQSVDLDSKRIVVDWDPEF; encoded by the coding sequence ATGACACAGAATTCGCAGGAAACTGTGATCGGCCGCATTACCTCGGTGTTTGGGGTCAAGGGTTGGCTGAAAGTCTTCTCTTACACGGATCCCAAGGAAGGAATACTGAACTATCCCGATTGGACGCTTGATCTGGATGGCAAACGTATTCCGGCCAAGCTTGAGGAGGGTCGCCGCCAGGGGCAGGGGATCGTCGTAAGGCTGAAAGGTATTAATGACCGTGATCTGGCCCTCACATACTGTGGTGCAGAGGTCAGGGTGTCTACGGCTGAGTTACCGGCGCTCCCAGAAGGGGAGTTTTACTGGTTTCAGCTAGAAGGCCTTGATGTGTATACGGTCGATGATGAGTGCCTTGGTAAAGTGCACCATCTTATGGAAACCGGATCGAACGATGTTTTGGTGGTGCAGGCGACAGCAGGTTCCATCGATCAACGTGAGCGTCTGATTCCTTATCTGCCTGGCGAAGTGGTTCAGAGTGTTGATCTGGATTCAAAGCGCATTGTGGTGGACTGGGATCCGGAGTTCTGA
- the rpsP gene encoding 30S ribosomal protein S16, whose product MVIIRLARGGSKKRPFYHLTVTDSRKSRDGRFIERVGFFNPVARGQEESLRVDRDRVEFWLGQGAQTSERVAQLLKAAG is encoded by the coding sequence ATGGTAATTATCCGTTTGGCTCGTGGCGGCTCCAAGAAGCGCCCGTTCTACCATCTGACAGTCACCGACAGCCGCAAATCTCGCGACGGTCGTTTCATTGAGCGTGTAGGTTTCTTCAACCCGGTTGCCCGTGGTCAGGAAGAGAGTCTTCGCGTTGATCGTGATCGTGTCGAGTTCTGGCTCGGTCAAGGCGCGCAGACCAGTGAGCGCGTTGCACAGCTGCTGAAGGCTGCTGGGTAA
- the ffh gene encoding signal recognition particle protein gives MFENLQDRLSGSLRKISGQARLTDDNIKDTLREVRMALLEADVALPVVKDFVEGVRTRAIGQEVQRSLTPGQVFVKVVQQELERVMGEGNESLNLNVQPPAVVMMAGLQGAGKTTTVAKLSRFLKERQKKSVLVVSADVYRPAAIRQLETLAGEVGVEFFPSSADQDPVDIAEGAIAAARKKHIDVVILDTAGRLHVDEQMMGEIGRLHKAVNPVETLFVVDAMTGQDAANTAKAFNDALPLTGVVLTKTDGDARGGAALSVRHITGKPIKFLGVGEKSDALEPFYPDRVASRILGMGDVLSLIEEAERKLDQKKAQKLTKKIKKGKSFDLEDFRDQLQQMKSMGGIGGLLDKLPGMGQMAQVAQQQVNDKSMGQMEAIICSMTPKERRYPDVINNSRKRRIATGSGTQIQDVNRLLKQHKQMQKMMKKFGKKGGMANMMRGMGGMMPPGGGGGGGMPPFGRM, from the coding sequence ATGTTTGAGAACCTCCAAGACCGACTTTCCGGCAGTCTGCGCAAGATTTCCGGCCAGGCGCGCCTCACTGATGACAATATAAAGGACACTCTCCGGGAAGTGCGCATGGCGCTGCTGGAGGCGGATGTCGCCCTGCCGGTGGTGAAGGACTTTGTTGAGGGCGTCCGCACACGTGCCATTGGCCAGGAGGTGCAGCGCAGTCTGACGCCGGGTCAGGTCTTTGTGAAAGTTGTCCAGCAGGAGCTGGAGCGCGTCATGGGTGAGGGCAATGAATCCCTCAACCTGAATGTCCAGCCGCCTGCGGTGGTCATGATGGCCGGTCTGCAGGGTGCAGGTAAGACAACGACTGTCGCCAAGCTCTCGCGCTTCCTCAAGGAACGGCAGAAAAAATCCGTGCTGGTGGTCAGCGCTGACGTCTATCGTCCTGCCGCGATTCGCCAGTTGGAGACTCTTGCTGGCGAGGTGGGTGTCGAGTTCTTCCCGAGCAGCGCCGATCAGGATCCCGTGGATATCGCCGAGGGAGCGATCGCGGCAGCCAGGAAGAAGCACATTGATGTGGTGATTCTTGATACCGCCGGTCGGCTGCATGTCGATGAACAGATGATGGGCGAGATCGGCAGGCTGCACAAGGCGGTCAATCCGGTCGAGACTCTGTTCGTGGTCGATGCCATGACCGGTCAGGATGCGGCCAACACCGCCAAAGCATTTAACGATGCCCTGCCTCTGACGGGTGTGGTCCTGACCAAAACCGATGGCGATGCCCGTGGCGGTGCCGCCCTGTCTGTTCGCCATATTACCGGCAAGCCGATCAAGTTCCTGGGTGTGGGTGAAAAGTCCGATGCCCTTGAACCCTTCTATCCGGATCGCGTCGCGTCCCGGATTCTGGGCATGGGCGACGTGCTCTCGCTGATCGAAGAGGCGGAGCGAAAGCTGGACCAGAAGAAGGCCCAGAAGCTCACCAAGAAAATCAAGAAGGGCAAGAGCTTTGACCTGGAGGATTTTCGCGATCAGCTGCAGCAGATGAAGAGCATGGGTGGCATCGGTGGCCTGCTCGACAAGCTGCCGGGCATGGGTCAGATGGCCCAGGTGGCGCAGCAGCAGGTTAACGACAAGTCCATGGGGCAGATGGAAGCCATCATTTGCTCGATGACGCCGAAGGAACGGCGTTACCCGGATGTAATCAACAATTCCCGCAAGCGCCGGATCGCCACGGGGTCTGGAACCCAGATCCAGGATGTGAATCGTCTGCTGAAACAGCACAAGCAAATGCAGAAGATGATGAAAAAGTTTGGCAAGAAAGGCGGTATGGCAAATATGATGCGCGGCATGGGTGGCATGATGCCCCCGGGCGGCGGTGGAGGAGGCGGAATGCCTCCGTTCGGCCGTATGTAA
- a CDS encoding cytochrome C assembly family protein, translated as MGTLILAVTSLFLYSVGTALQALHFRGRVQSNIAITTLIGVLALTSHGLLIGQTVHHDGGFDFSFFKSSVLISWLIVFLLLGLNLKKPVQSLFLGVYPLAGLSIILALVTHGPSRLVSEQSYGMLSHIALSVTAYSLFTLAAIQAVLLYFQNRQLKHNYNSLLVRNLPPLQTMESLLFEMVWAGVVMLILAIVTGALFIEDLFAQNLAHKTLFSILSLLVFVALLIGRYTKGWRGITASRWTLAGCALLMLAFYGSKFVLELIFQRGG; from the coding sequence ATGGGAACGCTGATTCTCGCGGTCACCTCTCTTTTTCTTTACAGCGTCGGCACCGCGCTGCAGGCCCTGCATTTCAGGGGCCGGGTTCAGAGCAACATTGCCATTACTACCCTGATTGGCGTTCTCGCCCTGACCAGCCACGGACTTCTCATTGGCCAGACAGTCCACCATGACGGCGGCTTCGATTTCAGCTTTTTCAAAAGCTCGGTGCTTATTTCCTGGCTGATCGTCTTTCTTCTATTAGGGCTTAATCTTAAAAAGCCGGTGCAAAGCCTGTTCCTTGGCGTATACCCGCTGGCCGGCCTCTCCATCATACTTGCCCTGGTGACCCATGGACCCTCGAGACTGGTGTCCGAGCAAAGCTATGGCATGCTCTCCCATATCGCGCTTTCGGTCACAGCCTACAGCCTCTTTACCCTGGCGGCCATCCAGGCGGTTCTTCTTTACTTCCAGAATCGCCAACTGAAGCACAATTACAACAGCCTTCTGGTTCGCAACCTGCCACCTTTGCAGACCATGGAGTCACTGCTGTTCGAAATGGTCTGGGCCGGCGTAGTCATGCTGATTCTGGCAATTGTGACCGGCGCCCTCTTTATAGAGGATCTCTTTGCCCAGAACCTCGCCCATAAGACCCTATTCTCCATCCTCTCCCTGCTGGTTTTCGTGGCGCTCCTGATTGGTCGTTACACCAAAGGCTGGCGCGGCATTACCGCAAGCCGCTGGACCCTGGCAGGCTGCGCACTCCTGATGCTGGCCTTCTACGGCAGCAAGTTTGTGCTGGAACTGATCTTCCAGCGCGGCGGCTGA
- a CDS encoding HlyC/CorC family transporter, producing the protein MNETSLTALFILLVGLILLSGFFSSSETGMMSLNRYRLKHMAQTGHKGAKRAQGLLQRTDQLIGVILIGNNFVNIFASSIATVIAIRVWGDAGIAIATILLTIVILIFAEVTPKTLAALFPEKIAFPASYILGPLLKILYPIVWAVNLFTGGILKLLGVSASDAANDHLSREELRTLVNEAGALIPAKHKDMLVSILDLEKVTVNDIMVPRNEVVGIDLEDDTDTILRQLRSSQHTRLPVYKGDINNIQGILHLRSASKLLQQEEINKAMIMQLCQEPYFIPESTPLNTQLINFQKGRRRFGVVVDEYGDVLGLATLEDILEEIVGDFTTDYAATSPDIIPQDNGTFIIDGTSAVRTINKTLGWKLPTDGPKTLNGLITETLENIPDTNVCLKVDGHRVEVLQIKDNVVKAAIVHPKKRKKRSLSLK; encoded by the coding sequence TTGAACGAAACATCGCTTACCGCGCTGTTTATTCTCCTGGTCGGACTGATCCTGCTTTCCGGTTTCTTCTCGAGCTCCGAAACCGGGATGATGTCCCTTAACCGATATCGCCTCAAACATATGGCCCAAACCGGCCATAAGGGTGCGAAGCGCGCCCAGGGCCTGCTTCAACGAACCGACCAGCTGATCGGCGTTATCCTGATCGGCAACAACTTCGTGAACATCTTTGCCTCTTCGATCGCCACGGTTATCGCGATACGGGTCTGGGGCGATGCCGGCATTGCGATCGCCACCATCCTGCTGACCATCGTGATTCTGATATTCGCAGAAGTCACACCGAAAACCCTGGCAGCGCTGTTTCCCGAGAAAATCGCCTTCCCGGCCAGCTACATACTGGGGCCGCTGCTGAAAATCCTCTACCCGATCGTCTGGGCCGTAAACCTGTTTACCGGCGGCATACTTAAGCTGCTGGGCGTTTCTGCGTCGGATGCTGCCAACGACCACCTGAGCCGCGAAGAGCTCCGGACACTGGTAAACGAAGCCGGGGCCCTGATTCCAGCCAAGCACAAGGACATGCTGGTCAGCATTCTGGATCTGGAAAAAGTAACTGTGAATGACATCATGGTGCCCCGCAACGAGGTGGTAGGTATCGACCTGGAAGACGACACCGATACAATCCTCCGCCAACTGCGCAGCAGCCAGCACACCCGGCTTCCGGTTTATAAGGGCGACATCAATAACATTCAGGGCATACTGCACCTGCGCAGCGCTTCGAAACTGCTTCAGCAGGAAGAGATCAACAAGGCCATGATCATGCAGCTTTGCCAGGAGCCTTATTTCATTCCGGAAAGCACGCCTCTGAACACCCAGCTGATCAACTTCCAGAAAGGTCGTCGCCGGTTTGGTGTGGTTGTCGATGAATATGGCGACGTTCTCGGCCTGGCAACGCTGGAAGACATACTTGAAGAGATCGTCGGCGACTTTACAACGGACTATGCCGCCACCAGCCCGGACATTATCCCGCAGGACAATGGCACCTTCATCATAGATGGCACCTCTGCCGTTCGAACCATCAACAAGACCCTGGGCTGGAAGCTTCCCACTGATGGCCCCAAAACTCTCAACGGCCTGATTACGGAAACCCTTGAGAACATCCCCGACACCAACGTCTGCCTCAAAGTGGACGGGCACCGGGTCGAAGTTCTGCAAATCAAGGACAACGTCGTGAAAGCAGCCATTGTGCACCCGAAAAAACGCAAAAAGCGTTCACTTTCGCTAAAGTAA
- a CDS encoding Yip1 family protein, protein MSLTHTFGLLAHPDQEWEAIRNESETVTRLYAGHILLLALIPAVAGFIGTTQVGWQIGDGQITKLSVTSALQLSLLFYGAMLAGIFILGKFIDFFAATYDAVERTPRGVALAAYTATPIFLIGVIAAYPNIWVNMLAGLVAVAYAVYLLYEGLPILMKIPADKGFMFASAVLTVGLVMFVALLAISVVIWSMGIGPVYVS, encoded by the coding sequence ATGAGTCTGACACACACGTTTGGCCTTCTCGCCCACCCCGATCAGGAGTGGGAGGCGATTCGTAATGAATCCGAGACTGTCACGAGGCTGTACGCTGGCCACATACTGTTGTTGGCACTGATCCCGGCCGTTGCCGGCTTCATCGGAACAACCCAGGTAGGCTGGCAGATTGGTGACGGACAGATCACGAAACTGTCTGTAACGAGCGCACTGCAGCTATCTTTACTCTTTTACGGGGCCATGCTTGCCGGAATCTTCATACTCGGCAAGTTCATCGATTTCTTCGCCGCCACATATGACGCGGTGGAACGGACGCCCAGAGGCGTCGCTCTGGCGGCCTACACGGCAACCCCCATTTTCCTGATTGGCGTTATCGCCGCTTATCCGAACATCTGGGTGAATATGCTGGCAGGTCTGGTGGCCGTTGCCTACGCGGTCTACCTGCTATACGAAGGCCTACCTATCCTGATGAAGATACCGGCTGACAAAGGCTTCATGTTCGCCTCCGCAGTTCTGACAGTCGGCCTGGTTATGTTTGTTGCCCTGCTTGCCATCAGCGTCGTCATCTGGAGCATGGGTATCGGCCCGGTTTATGTGAGTTGA